From the genome of Candidatus Methylopumilus turicensis, one region includes:
- the argJ gene encoding bifunctional glutamate N-acetyltransferase/amino-acid acetyltransferase ArgJ, protein MPVNLSAPQANSLLPVKGVQLGFAEANIRKQNRKDLLVIKLSEGTRVAGVFTKNQFCAAPVTLSKDHLASGNEIRALVVNTGNANAGTGEPGMQHAKQTCVALADLLGAKSASQILPFSTGVILESLPVDRVIAGLPACIENLKEDNWLNAAEAIMTTDIVAKGYSKRISLEGKTITITGISKGSGMIHPNMATMLGYIATDAAISQLALEQLIDYAVNRSFNCITVDGDTSTNDSLILMATGQSGIAEIQADTADYLALRDAMTEVATLLAQAIVRDGEGATKFMTVQVEAGRDLEECRKVAYAISHSPLIKTAFFASDPNLGRILAAIGYAGVDSLDVNAMQLYLGDVLVAENGGRAQAYQEEQGAAVMKEPEILVRVVLNRGEASATVWTCDFSYDYVKINADYRS, encoded by the coding sequence ATGCCAGTTAATTTATCAGCACCGCAAGCCAATTCTTTATTGCCTGTGAAAGGTGTTCAACTCGGGTTTGCGGAAGCTAATATCCGCAAGCAAAACCGCAAAGATTTGTTAGTGATTAAGCTCAGTGAAGGCACACGCGTTGCTGGTGTCTTTACCAAAAATCAATTTTGCGCTGCGCCCGTGACTTTGTCTAAAGATCACCTCGCAAGCGGTAATGAAATTCGTGCGCTTGTGGTTAATACGGGCAATGCCAATGCGGGAACTGGTGAGCCAGGTATGCAACATGCCAAACAAACTTGTGTGGCGTTAGCTGATTTGTTGGGGGCGAAATCTGCATCACAAATTTTACCGTTTTCGACAGGTGTTATTTTAGAATCCTTGCCTGTGGATCGTGTGATTGCTGGTTTGCCCGCATGCATTGAGAACCTAAAGGAAGATAACTGGCTCAATGCTGCCGAAGCCATTATGACGACGGATATTGTGGCAAAAGGGTATTCCAAACGGATTTCTTTAGAAGGTAAGACCATTACCATTACAGGTATTTCTAAAGGCTCAGGCATGATTCATCCCAACATGGCGACCATGTTGGGTTATATCGCAACCGATGCGGCCATCAGCCAATTAGCGTTGGAGCAGTTGATTGATTACGCGGTCAATCGCTCATTTAATTGCATTACGGTAGATGGTGATACCTCCACAAATGATTCTTTAATTTTGATGGCGACTGGTCAATCTGGGATTGCTGAGATTCAAGCAGATACGGCCGATTATCTGGCTCTTCGCGATGCCATGACTGAAGTCGCCACATTGCTAGCGCAAGCGATTGTACGTGATGGAGAAGGCGCTACTAAATTTATGACGGTGCAAGTGGAGGCAGGTCGAGATCTCGAGGAGTGTCGCAAAGTGGCTTATGCCATTTCGCATTCTCCACTAATTAAAACGGCTTTCTTTGCATCAGACCCTAATTTAGGCCGTATCTTGGCGGCAATTGGTTACGCCGGCGTTGATAGTTTAGATGTCAATGCCATGCAGCTTTATTTAGGTGATGTGTTAGTGGCTGAAAATGGCGGTCGTGCACAAGCCTATCAAGAAGAGCAGGGTGCGGCGGTGATGAAAGAGCCAGAGATTTTAGTGCGCGTCGTGCTTAATCGCGGCGAAGCCAGTGCAACCGTTTGGACTTGCGACTTCTCATACGATTACGTAAAAATTAACGCGGATTATCGCTCTTAA
- a CDS encoding DUF1289 domain-containing protein: MGIEDIVSPCIGVCAINDSNGFCQGCYRTVEEIREWWNISDQERDKVMGTLDQRLLDNTTF; this comes from the coding sequence ATGGGTATTGAAGATATCGTTTCGCCTTGTATTGGCGTTTGTGCAATCAATGATAGCAATGGTTTTTGCCAGGGCTGTTATCGCACGGTTGAAGAAATTCGTGAGTGGTGGAATATATCTGACCAAGAGCGAGATAAAGTGATGGGTACTTTAGACCAGCGTTTGTTAGATAACACCACGTTCTAA